A part of Myxococcus landrumus genomic DNA contains:
- a CDS encoding general secretion pathway protein GspE, producing the protein MRKKIGELLVEAGVVTEEQVRVALGRRGAPGQMRLGETLVAQGLCAPVHVARALAVQHGLPFMELPEEIPSEVSSLVSLDFQSEHRVLLFRLEVEGRSERIHVGVEDPGDLTLVDELRFQLRKQVRVFVVASDDLDTALARARGEPLDIVEAMPLDEEDGLGHAPFSAGTPLEWEMPETPKPPAVRAPPAAAPAARRPSTPPPPPAEALRPGAGGDSLDDLLGVKPAARPPPPPALGAEDEEPRPRVPVVLFGGAAKGSQPALALTPTPDFSDDDLAILDDLERMSRGDEAVLDTEKVKPARMVASLIRLLIRKGLIQEVEFLEELAKK; encoded by the coding sequence ATGCGCAAGAAGATTGGTGAGCTGCTCGTCGAGGCGGGGGTGGTGACGGAGGAGCAGGTGCGGGTGGCGCTCGGGAGGCGAGGCGCTCCAGGCCAGATGCGGCTGGGCGAGACGCTGGTGGCCCAGGGGCTGTGCGCACCGGTGCACGTGGCCCGCGCGCTGGCCGTGCAGCACGGGCTGCCCTTCATGGAGTTGCCCGAGGAGATTCCCTCCGAGGTGTCCTCGCTGGTGTCCCTGGACTTCCAGTCGGAGCACCGCGTGTTGCTCTTCCGCCTGGAGGTGGAGGGGCGCAGCGAGCGCATTCATGTCGGGGTGGAAGACCCCGGAGACCTGACGTTGGTGGATGAGCTGCGCTTCCAGCTCCGCAAGCAGGTGCGGGTCTTCGTCGTGGCGTCGGACGACCTGGACACCGCGCTGGCCCGGGCGCGGGGAGAGCCGCTGGACATCGTGGAGGCGATGCCGCTGGACGAGGAGGATGGCTTGGGCCACGCCCCCTTCTCCGCGGGGACGCCACTGGAGTGGGAGATGCCGGAGACGCCGAAGCCCCCCGCCGTGAGAGCTCCACCCGCCGCCGCTCCCGCCGCGCGCCGGCCCAGCACGCCCCCTCCACCTCCCGCCGAAGCCCTTCGGCCGGGGGCGGGAGGTGACTCGCTCGATGACCTCCTCGGCGTGAAGCCCGCCGCGCGTCCTCCTCCGCCTCCCGCCCTGGGCGCGGAAGATGAGGAGCCGAGGCCTCGGGTGCCGGTGGTGCTGTTTGGTGGCGCCGCGAAGGGCTCCCAGCCCGCGCTGGCCCTCACGCCGACGCCGGACTTCTCCGATGATGACCTGGCCATCCTGGACGACCTTGAGCGCATGTCTCGCGGCGACGAGGCGGTGCTGGACACGGAGAAGGTGAAGCCCGCGCGCATGGTGGCCAGCCTCATCCGCCTGCTCATCCGCAAGGGGCTCATCCAGGAGGTGGAGTTCCTGGAGGAGCTGGCGAAGAAGTGA
- a CDS encoding ABC transporter ATP-binding protein, with protein sequence MTHAASPTHAGPLLDVRGLTVELSRDEGPVRAVDGVSFSVPPGGTLGVVGESGCGKSLTALSVLRLAPQPPIRVAAGEVLFQGRDLLKLSDEELRRVRGRHAAMVFQEPMTSLNPVFTVGEQIAEGVRHHLGASRSQARERAVEMLRQVGIPAPGERVDAWPHQLSGGMRQRVMIAMALACDPALLIADEPTTALDVTIQAQILDLLKRLQAERGMAVMLITHDLGVVAESCDTVVVMYAGKVVEQAPVRELFARPAHPYTAGLLRSLPALGGEVEASASGVRRRLRAIPGMVPALGRGPSGCAFRERCEHAREECSRVAPVLEAKRGGQLAACHHPVPAP encoded by the coding sequence GTGACGCACGCCGCGTCGCCCACGCACGCTGGCCCCCTGTTGGACGTCCGGGGACTCACCGTGGAGTTGTCGCGGGACGAGGGGCCGGTGCGCGCGGTGGATGGCGTGTCCTTCTCGGTTCCCCCGGGCGGCACGCTGGGCGTGGTGGGGGAGAGCGGCTGTGGAAAGAGCCTCACCGCGTTGTCCGTGTTGCGGCTCGCGCCCCAGCCGCCCATTCGGGTGGCGGCGGGCGAGGTGCTCTTCCAGGGGCGCGACCTGCTGAAGCTCTCCGACGAGGAGCTGCGGCGCGTGCGCGGACGTCACGCGGCCATGGTGTTCCAGGAGCCGATGACGTCGCTCAACCCCGTCTTCACGGTGGGGGAGCAGATCGCCGAGGGCGTCCGGCACCACCTGGGTGCCTCTCGCTCACAGGCGCGCGAGCGTGCCGTGGAGATGTTGAGGCAGGTGGGCATTCCCGCTCCAGGTGAGCGAGTGGATGCCTGGCCTCACCAGCTCTCGGGTGGAATGCGTCAGCGGGTGATGATTGCCATGGCGCTGGCGTGTGACCCGGCGCTGCTCATCGCGGACGAGCCCACCACCGCGTTGGACGTCACCATCCAGGCGCAGATTCTGGATTTGCTCAAGCGCCTGCAGGCCGAGCGCGGCATGGCGGTGATGCTCATCACCCATGACCTGGGCGTCGTCGCCGAGAGCTGCGACACGGTGGTGGTGATGTACGCGGGGAAGGTGGTGGAGCAGGCGCCAGTGCGCGAGCTGTTCGCGCGCCCCGCCCATCCGTACACCGCGGGCCTGCTGCGTTCGCTTCCGGCGCTGGGAGGCGAGGTGGAAGCGAGTGCCTCGGGTGTCCGCCGCAGGCTGCGCGCGATTCCCGGCATGGTGCCGGCATTGGGGAGAGGGCCGTCTGGCTGTGCGTTTCGGGAGCGGTGCGAGCATGCGCGCGAGGAGTGCTCACGGGTGGCCCCGGTGCTTGAGGCCAAGCGCGGTGGCCAGCTCGCGGCCTGTCATCATCCGGTGCCCGCGCCATGA
- a CDS encoding ABC transporter ATP-binding protein: protein MSSEPLLQARNVAVHFPVRGGWLQRARGAVKAVDGISLDVFRGETLGLVGESGCGKSTLGRALLRLVDPTAGSVHFDGQELTGLSQRQLRPLRRRMQFVFQDPYASLNPRLTVRDILGEPFDIHGLARGPGEREREVASLLDAMGLPREALGRYPHEFSGGQRQRLGIARAIALRPDLVVADEPISALDVSIQAQIVNLLVDLQRERGLTYVFIAHDLNIVEHMSTRVAVMYLGRIVELAPARGLYSRPRHPYTQALLAAVPVPDPERTRTRVLVPGEPPSPLAPPPGCTFHPRCPRAMERCRRESPPLYSLPDGHSAACFLAEEESQQSTPTPHSGGADGVLAQSPSPG from the coding sequence ATGAGCTCTGAACCGCTGCTTCAGGCCAGGAATGTCGCGGTCCACTTCCCCGTGCGAGGAGGATGGCTTCAGCGCGCGCGCGGCGCGGTGAAGGCCGTGGACGGCATCAGCCTGGACGTGTTCCGGGGCGAGACGTTGGGGTTGGTGGGGGAGAGTGGCTGCGGCAAGAGCACGCTGGGGCGCGCGTTGCTGCGCCTGGTGGACCCCACCGCGGGTTCCGTCCACTTCGATGGGCAGGAGCTCACGGGGTTGTCGCAGCGCCAGTTACGGCCGCTGCGCCGGCGCATGCAGTTCGTCTTCCAGGACCCGTATGCGTCGCTCAATCCTCGGCTGACGGTGCGCGACATCCTGGGCGAGCCCTTCGATATCCACGGCCTCGCGCGAGGGCCGGGAGAACGGGAGCGCGAGGTCGCGTCGCTGCTGGATGCGATGGGACTTCCTCGCGAGGCGCTCGGGCGTTATCCGCATGAGTTCTCCGGAGGGCAGCGTCAGCGCCTGGGCATTGCCCGCGCCATCGCGTTGCGCCCGGACCTGGTGGTGGCCGATGAGCCCATCAGCGCACTCGACGTCTCCATCCAGGCTCAAATCGTCAACCTGCTCGTGGACCTGCAGCGCGAGCGGGGCCTCACGTATGTCTTCATCGCGCACGACTTGAACATCGTCGAGCACATGTCCACCCGCGTGGCGGTCATGTACCTGGGGCGCATCGTGGAGCTGGCGCCGGCGCGGGGCCTGTACAGCCGTCCTCGCCATCCCTACACCCAGGCGCTGCTCGCGGCGGTGCCGGTGCCGGACCCGGAGCGGACTCGCACGCGGGTGTTGGTCCCGGGCGAGCCGCCGTCTCCGCTGGCGCCCCCTCCGGGATGTACGTTCCATCCCCGATGTCCCCGCGCGATGGAGCGCTGCCGGCGCGAGTCACCTCCGCTGTACTCGCTGCCGGATGGACATTCCGCCGCGTGTTTCCTGGCGGAAGAAGAGTCCCAGCAGTCCACGCCCACCCCACACTCCGGAGGTGCCGACGGTGTTCTGGCTCAGTCACCATCACCCGGATGA
- a CDS encoding DUF2085 domain-containing protein → MFWLSHHHPDEYNRTYLLGGLRVCARCLGTYPVLLASLVGLFAVRAPLKWEWDVPVVLLLTLPALVDWAVGRFRPASGSNGVRTATGVLLGLALGRSLQVHVQRPLPTVLLAQAALVTVVALPVILATYRKPRPD, encoded by the coding sequence GTGTTCTGGCTCAGTCACCATCACCCGGATGAGTACAACCGCACGTACCTGCTCGGCGGGCTTCGGGTGTGCGCTCGCTGCCTGGGGACGTACCCGGTGTTGCTGGCCTCGCTGGTGGGGTTGTTCGCCGTGCGCGCTCCCTTGAAGTGGGAGTGGGACGTGCCGGTGGTGCTGCTCCTCACGCTTCCCGCGCTGGTGGACTGGGCCGTGGGGCGTTTTCGCCCGGCCTCGGGTTCCAACGGAGTGCGGACGGCGACGGGAGTCCTGCTGGGCCTGGCGCTTGGCCGCTCCCTCCAGGTCCATGTCCAGCGGCCTCTGCCGACGGTGCTGTTGGCCCAGGCCGCATTGGTGACAGTCGTCGCGCTCCCTGTCATTCTCGCCACTTACCGGAAGCCACGACCGGATTAG